AGAGCCGCAATTTCCACCCACTGCTCGGCAAAACAAATAATTAACTGATTTAACAATTGCTTCCGCAGCCAATTCTGCCGAAAAAAACAGGCTAATCCACCCCCCAAACCCAAGATACAAATTAAGCCCATTACCAACCAACCATAACTAACCCCCTCTAAAACACCGATACCGTTAAAGGCTTGTAAAAAACCTTTGTTTAAATAAATAGCTGCCCAAACCACCCCCCCCAAGGCAAAAGAAAGTAAATAAAAATAAAGAAAAGCTTGCCCCAATTTACGCTTACTTTTGATTTGAAAAGCTGTCAAAATCATTAAAAAGGCACAAACTTGTTTAACTAAAAAAGCAAGCAGTACAGGTAATTGTGGTAAAAAAATACTTAGACTGTAAACTGCACCGATAATCGCTGCTAAGCAAAGTCTTAATGGCCTTATTTTTAAACAGGC
The window above is part of the Clostridia bacterium genome. Proteins encoded here:
- the spoIIGA gene encoding sigma-E processing peptidase SpoIIGA, whose product is MIVKVYLDLILLTNFILDFVLLWSVGKFACLKIRPLRLCLAAIIGAVYSLSIFLPQLPVLLAFLVKQVCAFLMILTAFQIKSKRKLGQAFLYFYLLSFALGGVVWAAIYLNKGFLQAFNGIGVLEGVSYGWLVMGLICILGLGGGLACFFRQNWLRKQLLNQLIICFAEQWVEIAALLDTGNSLFDPHTRKPVIIIESQVINDVLPVDLSSDLTIEELFGELKARWASRVSLIPYHSVKAEGFMVGFQPDLVIVKNKWQEIITTEVVLGIVVRTLSLEGDFQALLHPQILC